A part of Paenibacillus sp. 481 genomic DNA contains:
- a CDS encoding SdpI family protein has product MKTDGRKVIFRRNAVLLLAFNIIVCALAWSLYSQLPEQVISHFNFKGEPDGTMSKAAFLGMFTVFSVLLPSGLHIFSPLLDPKAQNYEKFGPTYDAFFWLLSIFLHVVFGSALAYQLGWNVPITDIILIGMGLLWILIGNSMGRLRPNYFMGIRTPWTLDNENVWRLTHRFAARVWVISGFIFVVLAWATEPYSTATIILLVALVSAFLPVIYSFLLYRRQKQI; this is encoded by the coding sequence ATGAAGACAGATGGTCGCAAGGTCATTTTTCGCCGCAACGCCGTACTGCTACTCGCGTTTAACATCATCGTCTGTGCTTTAGCCTGGTCTTTGTATTCGCAACTTCCTGAGCAAGTCATCTCGCACTTTAACTTCAAAGGGGAACCGGATGGGACCATGTCAAAGGCAGCTTTTTTAGGGATGTTTACTGTATTCAGTGTCCTGCTGCCAAGTGGGCTACACATCTTTTCACCATTATTGGATCCAAAAGCACAAAACTACGAAAAGTTCGGGCCCACCTATGATGCATTTTTTTGGCTGCTCTCGATTTTTTTACACGTCGTATTCGGTTCAGCATTGGCTTATCAATTGGGCTGGAATGTGCCGATCACGGACATTATTTTAATTGGAATGGGACTGCTGTGGATTCTTATCGGCAATTCGATGGGCAGACTCCGTCCTAATTATTTTATGGGCATTCGCACACCTTGGACACTAGATAATGAGAATGTGTGGAGGCTGACACACCGCTTCGCTGCTCGAGTATGGGTCATTTCGGGTTTCATTTTTGTTGTATTGGCTTGGGCAACTGAGCCGTACAGCACCGCGACGATTATTCTTCTTGTTGCGTTAGTTAGCGCTTTTCTCCCTGTCATCTACTCTTTTCTTTTGTATCGTCGTCAGAAACAAATTTAA
- a CDS encoding autorepressor SdpR family transcription factor produces MNEAFKALADPTRRQIISLLKEKDLTAGEIADNFNMTKPSISHHLNALKQAKLIIDERRGQHIWYSLNTTVLQDTLSWMLDVVQYKQENKGDN; encoded by the coding sequence ATGAACGAAGCGTTTAAAGCATTGGCAGATCCGACCCGTCGTCAGATCATCTCGTTGCTTAAAGAGAAGGATTTGACAGCAGGTGAGATAGCAGACAATTTTAATATGACAAAGCCTAGCATATCTCACCATTTAAACGCCTTAAAGCAAGCTAAGCTCATTATTGATGAACGCCGTGGTCAGCATATTTGGTATTCATTAAATACGACAGTGCTTCAAGATACGCTTAGCTGGATGTTAGACGTCGTACAATACAAACAGGAGAATAAGGGGGACAACTGA
- a CDS encoding alpha/beta fold hydrolase, producing the protein MTHYSVNENVHVYAVDQGEGVPVILLHGYCGSSQYWSKVAPSLSAHYRVITPDLRGHGKSDAPNGAYTIEQMADDVLGLADKLGLDQFVLLGHSLGGYIALSVAERYSERLLGFGLIHSTAYPDTEEGKQNRLKAVETIQAQGIASFVDNLVPKLFAPDHAQSAAAQLAREIGYHTPPQGAVGAALAMRERLDRTSVLHTTSLPVLLVAGEQDQIVPAEKLFIVDGTHITQAAMKGVGHMGMFEDPDGLVDIVTPFISSLRS; encoded by the coding sequence TTGACACATTACAGCGTAAATGAAAATGTACATGTATATGCCGTGGATCAAGGGGAAGGCGTGCCTGTCATCTTGCTGCACGGTTACTGCGGCAGCTCGCAATACTGGAGCAAGGTAGCTCCGTCATTGTCTGCGCATTACCGCGTCATTACGCCTGATTTGCGAGGGCATGGCAAGTCGGATGCGCCTAACGGGGCATACACGATCGAGCAAATGGCAGATGATGTCCTTGGATTGGCGGACAAGCTCGGTTTAGATCAATTTGTGCTGCTTGGCCATTCCTTAGGAGGCTACATTGCCTTGTCAGTTGCCGAACGGTACAGTGAGCGGCTGCTTGGCTTTGGCCTGATCCATTCGACAGCTTATCCCGATACCGAAGAGGGTAAGCAGAATCGCTTAAAGGCTGTGGAAACCATTCAAGCGCAAGGCATAGCTTCATTTGTAGACAACCTTGTGCCCAAGCTATTTGCGCCGGATCATGCGCAATCCGCTGCTGCTCAGCTAGCACGTGAAATCGGCTACCATACTCCTCCACAGGGTGCGGTGGGAGCGGCGCTGGCCATGCGTGAGCGTTTGGATCGGACATCTGTGCTGCACACGACTTCACTTCCTGTATTGCTCGTAGCAGGCGAACAAGATCAGATTGTTCCTGCTGAGAAATTGTTCATCGTAGATGGGACGCATATTACGCAAGCGGCGATGAAAGGGGTCGGGCATATGGGAATGTTTGAAGACCCAGATGGGCTCGTCGACATTGTTACTCCATTTATAAGCTCGCTACGCAGTTAG
- the yyaC gene encoding spore protease YyaC, whose product MQGHIHPSHKAVIVPERRQKCSGTQLHSFFAQIAAHYTAAEVHFICIGTDRSTGDALGPLVGTKLIAHGFTNVIGSMAAPCDASNLEARLASIPQHSITIAIDACLGHPSTVGCFMVGNQPLTPAESVGKSFPAIGDYSIAAVVNEHGPKPYWTLQTTSLWHVMQMADELAAAITNAFCTKKEA is encoded by the coding sequence ATGCAGGGTCACATTCATCCATCTCATAAAGCTGTAATTGTGCCGGAACGAAGGCAGAAATGTTCGGGAACACAGCTGCATTCTTTTTTTGCTCAAATAGCAGCACACTATACTGCCGCCGAAGTTCACTTTATTTGTATCGGAACCGACCGCTCGACCGGAGATGCACTCGGCCCTTTAGTAGGCACTAAGCTAATTGCACACGGATTTACCAACGTAATAGGCAGCATGGCTGCTCCTTGTGATGCCTCCAACTTAGAAGCTCGCCTAGCATCCATTCCACAACATTCCATTACGATTGCCATAGATGCGTGCCTCGGACATCCGTCTACAGTAGGGTGTTTTATGGTAGGTAATCAACCGCTAACGCCTGCTGAATCAGTAGGGAAGTCATTCCCTGCAATCGGGGATTACAGCATTGCCGCGGTTGTAAATGAGCATGGTCCTAAGCCATATTGGACGCTGCAAACGACCTCGCTCTGGCACGTGATGCAGATGGCAGACGAACTAGCTGCTGCAATTACAAATGCTTTTTGCACAAAAAAGGAAGCATAA
- a CDS encoding DUF1128 domain-containing protein has translation MNLNEQTQQNVEFMIEAIKDRLKMATAAAMQASAFSVDQYEDIKDIYDVVMNKPAFSISEMEALVSELGKLRR, from the coding sequence ATGAATTTAAATGAACAAACTCAGCAAAACGTAGAATTCATGATCGAGGCAATTAAAGATCGCTTGAAAATGGCTACTGCAGCAGCGATGCAAGCTTCTGCTTTTTCAGTAGATCAATACGAAGATATTAAGGACATTTACGATGTGGTCATGAACAAACCGGCGTTCAGCATTAGCGAGATGGAAGCACTCGTATCTGAATTAGGCAAGCTACGTCGATAA
- a CDS encoding copper homeostasis protein CutC has product MKKLDHVFEVIATTVNDAVIAAQHGADRIELITAIGEGGLTPSLGLIEEVVRAVSIPVNVMLRPHSRTFIYNAEDLRTMLADVRYIRDTGANALVFGALTPQRLVDTASLERVLEAAEGLPMTFHRAIDEARSVHEAIETLLHYPQITTVLTSGGKPSALEGETDIATMVRRTEQTQLAVLAGSGLSLESMSTFIAATSVQQVHVGSAVRVNGNPLAPIDAARMQKLNEVVRQAWA; this is encoded by the coding sequence ATGAAGAAATTAGATCACGTGTTTGAAGTCATCGCGACAACTGTCAACGATGCAGTAATTGCTGCTCAGCATGGCGCAGACCGTATTGAACTTATAACAGCTATCGGTGAAGGTGGCTTAACACCAAGCCTCGGATTGATTGAAGAAGTTGTACGGGCCGTGAGCATCCCCGTTAACGTGATGCTGCGTCCGCATAGCCGGACGTTTATCTATAACGCTGAAGATTTGCGAACGATGCTAGCAGATGTACGCTATATTCGCGATACAGGTGCGAATGCGCTCGTATTTGGCGCGCTAACGCCGCAGCGCCTCGTTGATACAGCTTCACTCGAACGCGTGTTAGAAGCGGCGGAGGGGCTGCCGATGACGTTTCATCGAGCGATTGATGAGGCTCGCAGCGTACATGAAGCGATTGAGACGCTACTGCACTATCCGCAAATTACGACCGTACTAACGTCAGGTGGTAAACCGAGTGCGTTAGAGGGGGAGACTGACATAGCTACCATGGTGCGTCGCACTGAACAGACACAACTAGCGGTGTTGGCTGGTAGTGGTCTATCTTTGGAGTCGATGAGCACGTTCATCGCGGCAACGAGTGTACAGCAAGTGCACGTCGGTTCAGCCGTGCGTGTGAACGGTAACCCTTTGGCTCCGATTGATGCTGCGCGCATGCAGAAGCTTAATGAAGTCGTACGCCAAGCATGGGCATAA
- a CDS encoding asparaginase, which yields MKQLLVEETRNGWLECEHYGAICGVGPDSTIPYALGDIERPMFLRSAGKPLQAIPVVQSGALERYELNDQALALMTASHRGESIHMETMNRIMAQMELDEHHLICLPTYPLNDIAKVQWIREGGFERRAFHNCAGKHFGVLGWSKLAGYELDSYTELSHPAQQQIVQTLADMSETPIEHMQPGTDGCGFPVFALPLRGLATAYLKLACPELIADESMRSAVTRIAAAMQAHPLLVGGTGRIDSVLMEDDNIVAKGGFKGIFAFALRKEQLGFAFKVADGSDEEWALIVASILEQIGYERTATIERIKAAFPETIYNDNRIEVGRSRAVFTLQHED from the coding sequence ATGAAACAATTGTTGGTCGAAGAAACCCGCAATGGCTGGTTGGAATGTGAACATTATGGAGCTATTTGTGGTGTCGGTCCAGACAGTACAATTCCTTATGCGCTCGGAGATATTGAACGGCCGATGTTCTTGCGCTCGGCGGGCAAGCCGCTGCAAGCTATTCCAGTCGTACAGAGCGGAGCATTGGAACGTTATGAACTAAATGATCAAGCACTCGCGCTAATGACGGCTTCCCATCGGGGAGAGTCCATTCATATGGAAACGATGAACCGTATCATGGCGCAAATGGAATTAGACGAACATCATCTCATCTGTCTTCCAACTTACCCGTTAAATGATATAGCAAAAGTACAATGGATTCGTGAGGGAGGCTTCGAACGACGGGCCTTTCACAATTGCGCAGGCAAGCACTTTGGTGTCCTAGGTTGGAGTAAGCTGGCTGGCTACGAGTTGGATTCCTACACGGAGCTTTCTCATCCAGCACAACAGCAAATCGTCCAGACGTTAGCTGATATGTCTGAGACGCCGATCGAACACATGCAGCCTGGAACGGACGGTTGTGGTTTTCCAGTGTTTGCGCTACCTCTGCGTGGATTGGCAACCGCTTATTTAAAGCTGGCATGCCCAGAGCTAATTGCTGATGAATCCATGCGCAGCGCAGTAACGCGCATTGCCGCAGCCATGCAAGCACATCCACTGCTCGTAGGCGGAACCGGACGCATTGATTCCGTGTTAATGGAAGACGATAACATCGTTGCCAAAGGCGGCTTCAAGGGTATATTTGCGTTTGCGCTTCGCAAAGAACAGCTTGGCTTTGCGTTTAAAGTTGCGGACGGTTCAGATGAAGAATGGGCACTTATTGTCGCTTCGATTTTGGAGCAGATCGGCTATGAGCGAACAGCAACGATTGAACGTATTAAAGCAGCGTTCCCGGAAACGATTTATAATGACAACCGCATAGAGGTTGGCCGTAGTCGGGCCGTATTTACATTACAGCATGAAGATTGA
- a CDS encoding phosphatase PAP2 family protein, giving the protein MNKQPSTNSALTGTAKLTISLVWATVVVPVLVVLLFVITRGVLKNSFSEFDIAVTDTLRSFASPQLTEIVTFITHFASSHIIAPIAIIVAATLAFGFKKQWDALCVAVVIGGSALLNEGLKLIFQRARPEWEHWVHATGYSYPSGHSMTGLAFYGMVGFLIWLHLKERGKVRFYVPILTLLLIGGIGVSRIYLGVHYVTDVIAGFAAGMVWLIACIYGMQWLKGRKHTLNVSK; this is encoded by the coding sequence GTGAATAAACAACCGTCTACGAATTCAGCGCTAACAGGAACGGCCAAGCTAACGATAAGTTTAGTTTGGGCGACAGTAGTCGTACCCGTGCTTGTCGTGTTGCTATTTGTAATAACGAGGGGCGTCTTAAAAAATAGCTTTAGTGAATTTGATATTGCAGTTACTGATACACTGCGCTCTTTTGCTTCACCACAATTAACAGAAATCGTAACGTTTATTACTCATTTTGCTTCAAGCCATATCATCGCGCCTATCGCGATAATCGTGGCTGCTACGCTTGCATTTGGCTTTAAAAAACAATGGGATGCCCTTTGTGTCGCGGTCGTCATTGGCGGTAGCGCACTGCTAAACGAAGGCTTGAAGTTAATTTTCCAGCGCGCTCGACCGGAATGGGAGCACTGGGTACACGCAACGGGCTATAGTTATCCGAGTGGTCATTCCATGACGGGACTAGCGTTCTATGGCATGGTCGGATTTCTAATCTGGCTGCATTTAAAAGAGCGTGGAAAAGTTAGATTTTACGTCCCAATATTGACCCTGCTCCTGATTGGCGGCATCGGAGTAAGCCGCATTTATTTAGGGGTTCATTACGTAACCGACGTCATTGCCGGATTTGCGGCGGGGATGGTGTGGCTCATTGCATGTATATACGGCATGCAGTGGTTAAAAGGAAGAAAGCACACGCTGAATGTGAGCAAATAG
- a CDS encoding sigma-70 family RNA polymerase sigma factor gives MNVGSMNADDPNVLIFQYQETGDNEIATILIQKYEPMVKMAAGKISRNRPDLFEDLQQVGNMALIRLLQQFDGSLGIPFEAYAMKSIIGHMKNFLRDKSWYIQVPRRIKEKGALIQQTIDELTMELERSPNVDEIAARLELSVEETVEVLAGRECYHYVSLDTPLSQEESAATLGELISTEADDYDAVERKMDLLEAMQELQVEEREVLTLVYDEGLSQRAAAERMGVSQMSVSRIQRRATDKLKHILSMQVPESE, from the coding sequence ATGAATGTAGGTTCAATGAATGCTGATGATCCGAATGTACTAATTTTCCAGTATCAAGAAACAGGCGATAATGAAATTGCCACAATCCTCATCCAAAAGTATGAACCGATGGTCAAAATGGCTGCCGGAAAAATTTCTCGTAACCGCCCGGATCTGTTCGAAGATTTGCAGCAGGTCGGTAATATGGCCCTTATCCGACTGTTACAGCAGTTTGACGGCTCACTTGGTATCCCGTTTGAAGCGTATGCAATGAAGAGCATTATTGGGCATATGAAAAACTTTTTGCGTGATAAATCGTGGTACATCCAAGTTCCGCGGCGAATTAAAGAAAAAGGCGCACTTATCCAGCAAACGATTGACGAGTTGACGATGGAACTAGAACGCTCGCCAAATGTGGATGAAATTGCTGCACGCTTAGAATTGTCGGTCGAGGAAACGGTCGAGGTGCTCGCTGGTCGCGAATGCTACCATTACGTTTCACTCGATACACCCCTTTCCCAAGAGGAGAGCGCCGCAACTTTAGGAGAGTTGATTAGTACCGAAGCGGACGATTATGATGCCGTTGAGCGTAAAATGGATTTGCTTGAAGCGATGCAGGAGCTGCAAGTGGAAGAACGCGAAGTGCTTACGCTCGTCTATGACGAAGGATTGTCGCAGCGGGCAGCGGCTGAGCGGATGGGCGTGTCTCAGATGAGTGTATCGCGTATCCAGCGGCGAGCTACGGATAAGTTGAAGCACATATTATCGATGCAAGTGCCAGAATCGGAATGA
- the rsbW gene encoding anti-sigma B factor RsbW: protein MNDGKQIEQVKLTLPAQAEYVDLVRLTLYGIASRIGFTYEEIEDMKVAVSEACNNSVLYAYNRHDGMVEIVFDIGEHELSLTVIDEGESFDANNKPNGVQGWHHKQLDEVQAGGLGFYLMQALMDEVEISSTAGQGTVVKMKKRKLFSGELL from the coding sequence ATGAACGATGGGAAGCAAATTGAGCAAGTGAAGTTGACCTTGCCAGCACAAGCCGAATATGTCGACTTGGTACGATTGACGTTATATGGTATTGCTAGTCGAATTGGCTTTACGTATGAAGAGATAGAAGATATGAAGGTTGCGGTGTCGGAAGCGTGTAACAATAGCGTTTTGTATGCCTATAATCGTCATGACGGCATGGTCGAAATCGTATTTGATATAGGCGAGCACGAGCTTAGTTTGACTGTTATTGATGAGGGTGAGAGCTTCGATGCGAACAACAAGCCGAATGGTGTTCAAGGCTGGCATCATAAACAATTGGATGAGGTACAAGCTGGGGGATTAGGATTTTATTTAATGCAAGCGTTAATGGATGAGGTGGAAATTAGTAGTACAGCGGGTCAAGGGACTGTTGTCAAAATGAAGAAGCGTAAACTATTTAGCGGGGAGCTTCTATGA
- a CDS encoding STAS domain-containing protein encodes MSNRFSVTMHKTENHVVIGLQGDLDLAAAGEFRAHMEPIVNDSTIELTLDLERLTYIDSTGIGILISILKVRHGMQSPFHIINVPQYVQKLFKMTGISKFLTPTA; translated from the coding sequence ATGAGCAATAGATTTTCAGTGACCATGCACAAGACAGAGAATCATGTAGTTATAGGCTTGCAAGGAGACTTGGACTTGGCTGCGGCAGGTGAATTTAGAGCACATATGGAGCCGATTGTAAATGATTCGACCATTGAGTTAACGTTAGATTTAGAGCGATTGACGTATATAGACAGCACGGGCATAGGAATTCTTATTTCGATATTAAAAGTAAGACATGGCATGCAATCACCTTTTCACATTATAAATGTGCCGCAATACGTACAGAAACTTTTTAAAATGACAGGGATTTCGAAGTTTTTAACACCTACGGCGTAA
- a CDS encoding CheR family methyltransferase gives MSSNERIYQETDRERIEIELLLEGVYRIYGYDFRDYAYSSLKRRVWHQVYAEQLVTISELQGKVLYDRACFQRLINAFSIPVTEMFRDPTMFKMFRSEVIPLLRTYPYIRIWHAGCSTGEEVYSMAIMLQEEGLYEKTRLYATDINDRVLKQAKDGIYSLEKMKLFTTNYLAAGGTRSFSEYYVATQDGVQFHPDLRKNVIFAEHNLAADHSFNEFNVILCRNVMIYFNEPLRNRVHDLFYESLAPLGILVLGSKESMHFTPRKAQYEEMDRNEKMYRKIR, from the coding sequence ATGAGTAGCAATGAGCGAATATATCAAGAAACCGATCGTGAACGGATCGAGATTGAACTGTTGCTAGAAGGGGTATATCGTATATATGGATACGATTTTCGTGACTATGCCTACTCTTCGCTTAAGCGAAGAGTGTGGCATCAAGTATATGCTGAGCAGCTAGTTACAATATCCGAACTACAAGGCAAAGTGTTGTATGATAGAGCCTGTTTTCAACGGCTTATTAATGCGTTTTCGATTCCGGTTACGGAAATGTTTCGTGATCCGACTATGTTCAAGATGTTTCGCAGTGAAGTGATTCCGCTACTGCGAACTTATCCATACATTCGTATTTGGCATGCAGGATGCTCCACAGGTGAAGAAGTGTACTCGATGGCGATCATGCTGCAAGAAGAAGGACTATATGAGAAAACGCGATTGTATGCGACGGACATCAATGACCGCGTGCTCAAACAAGCGAAGGACGGCATTTATTCACTCGAGAAAATGAAGCTGTTTACGACAAATTACTTAGCAGCCGGCGGCACGCGTTCCTTCTCGGAATATTATGTTGCTACGCAAGACGGGGTGCAATTTCATCCCGATTTACGTAAGAACGTTATTTTTGCTGAACATAACTTAGCGGCTGATCACTCATTTAATGAATTCAACGTCATTTTATGTCGCAACGTCATGATTTACTTTAACGAGCCGTTACGCAATCGTGTTCATGACCTGTTCTACGAAAGCTTGGCACCATTAGGGATACTTGTACTAGGGTCCAAGGAATCCATGCATTTTACACCACGAAAAGCGCAGTATGAAGAAATGGATCGTAACGAAAAAATGTATCGAAAAATTCGCTAA